A single window of Diachasmimorpha longicaudata isolate KC_UGA_2023 chromosome 12, iyDiaLong2, whole genome shotgun sequence DNA harbors:
- the LOC135167928 gene encoding glucosidase 2 subunit beta, whose translation MSNYFLLITMSAVVLSVEMSHVAGTHVPRPRGVAISKASLYNPERDFECLDGSRKIRFDRVNDDYCDCGDGSDEPGTAACSNGHFYCQNAGYEAHYIPSNRVNDGICDCCDTSDEYASGAKCIDNCHELGREARAEAEKAAEEAKVGNQIRLEMCAEGKKLKEERATKLAKLKGDYTEAKMIKEEKENIKNQIEERERAALDKYKPAEPETNDEVKEETRQIEAEEYFRMVDSDESGTVTVAEIQTRVTFDRDGNGVVTEEEAMYFLGNRDEVNLEEFLERSWGNIKPFVMREQGTFLPPTPPQDQPEDHLEEHSDDEDDDSSDNEEDLDHDYEPHVEEVQKDPEPEPEVKYDEETQSIVSEANEARIHYQQAEKDLMDITNEMRDLEAKVEHDYGPDEVFASLDGQCFKLADLEYIYSLCLYGKATQSAKSGGSEVFLGHWSGWSGVEPSKYTQMKYDRGHTCWNGPARTVNVDLRCGKENKLISAYEPNRCEYAMIFTTPALCDPSVEAQSKHDEL comes from the exons AtgtcaaattattttctactaatAACAATGTCAGCGGTGGTTTTATCAGTGGAGATGAGCCACGTAGCCGGTACACACGTACCAAGACCCCGTGGCGTGGCGATATCAAAGGCATCACTCTACAATCCTGAGCGTGACTTTGAGTGTCTCGATGGCAGTCGTAAAATAAGATTCGACCGGGTAAATGATGATTATTGTGACTGCGGAGATGGTAGCGATGAGCCTGGCACGGCTGCATGTTCCAATGGTCATTTTTACTGCCAAAATGCAGGCTACGAGGCGCATTATATTCCGTCGAATCGTGTGAATGATGGCATTTGTGATTGTTGCGATACCAGTGATGAGTATGCCTCTGGTGCCAAGTGTATCGATAATTGTCATGAGCTAGGACGTGAAGCCAGGGCTGAAGCTGAGAAAGCAGCTGAAGAGGCCAAAGTAGGAAATCAAATTCGTCTGGAAATGTGCGCCGAGGGGAAAAAACTCAAGGAGGAGAGGGCAACGAAGCTGGCGAAATTGAAGGGAGATTATACAGAGGCAAAGATGATCAAGGAGGAAAAGGAAAATATCAAGAATCAGATagaggagagggagagagcaGCTCTCGATAAATACAAACCTGCAGAGCCTGAAACGAATGATGAGGTTAAAGAGGAGACACGTCAGATCGAGGCCGAGGAGTATTTCAGAATGGTTGATTCAGATGAAAGTGGTACTGTCACTGTCGCTGAGATACAAACCAGGGTGACCTTCGATCGTGATGGCAATGGAGTAGTCACTGAGGAAGAGGCCATGTACTTCCTCGGGAACAGAGATGAGGTAAATTTGGAGGAATTCTTGGAGAGATCGTGGGGGAATATTAAACCTTTCGTCATGAGAGAGCAag GTACTTTCCTCCCCCCAACTCCTCCCCAAGACCAGCCCGAGGATCATCTAGAGGAGCACTCAGACGATGAAGATGATGACTCAAGTGACAACGAAGAGGATCTTGACCATGACTACGAGCCTCATGTTGAGGAAGTCCAAAAGGATCCAGAGCCAGAACCAGAAGTGAAGTACGACGAAGAGACTCAGAGCATAGTGAGTGAAGCAAACGAAGCAAGAATTCACTATCAGCAGGCCGAGAAGGACCTCATGGATATAACAAACGAGATGCGAGACCTGGAGGCAAAGGTTGAGCATGACTATGGTCCAGATGAGGTATTTGCCAGCCTCGATGGCCAATGTTTCAAGCTCGCAGACCTCGAGTACATCTATTCGTTGTGTCTGTATGGAAAAGCCACCCAAAGTGCGAAATCCGGAGGCAGTGAAGTATTCCTGGGACACTGGTCAGGCTGGAGTGGTGTGGAACCGAGCAAATACACGCAAATGAAATACGACAGGGGACATACTTGCTGGAATGGGCCAGCTCGCACTGTCAATGTTGATTTACGGTGTGGCAAGGAGAATAAACTCATTTCGGCGTATGAACCCAATCGATGTGAATATGCCATGATTTTCACAACTCCTGCTCTTTGTGATCCCAGTGTTGAAGCACAGAGTAAGCACGATGAGCTGTAA